In the Peptococcaceae bacterium genome, CTCAGGAAATATCGCCAAAGAGTAAATCCAAATTGAAAAGGCTGTATCAGGCTGATCTGGTCATCATTGATGAAGTCGGCTTTCAGCCGGTGAATCGTAACGAAGCCAACCTGTTGTTTGGCGTAATCAATCAGCTTTACCAGCAGACTTCCATCATCCTAACTTCCAACAAAGGACTGTCAGAGTGGGGAGA is a window encoding:
- a CDS encoding ATP-binding protein — its product is QEISPKSKSKLKRLYQADLVIIDEVGFQPVNRNEANLLFGVINQLYQQTSIILTSNKGLSEWGEFMGDPVITAAMLDRLMHKCEIFAMEGDSYRLSHRERILND